TGTACGAAGCGATTCGTCGCGAGAACGAGCAAGCCGCGAAGCTTCGCCCTGACGAAGTTCGCACGCTCAATAAAATCCCTAAAAGCGAGCGTTCTTAATTCATCCTGAATCCGATCAGCCCTATGCATAGGCTACGGGCTACAAGCGTTTCTCTCGTCATTCTGACAGCGTGCTCTCATCACGGCTAAACACGCCTACACTTGGGCTAACCGCAACTCTCGCAACGCTTTATGTCGGACTGTAACGGTTCTAGCAGTCAGTCGTTTGAACGATTGAAAAAGCTAGCAAGTTGAGCCAGGTCGCCCTAACGCTCCTATCTTAACAGGACGATTTAGCACCGTAGACGATCCGCTTTTGCCGCGAATGCCCACCCTCCCCCAGTTTGGTGAGTATTCAATAGGCGACGGGGCCGAGGCGGAAAATTTACGAAATGAAACGCGCATGTCGCATATTTGCGACCTACGGTTTTAGGTCCGATTTTCCGGCGCAGCCCCCGACAGAGGGCGAGGATGCCGAGGATCGTCGCGATTGCCTTGCAACAAGGCGGTCGCCCATAGCGGTGAAAACTGCGAGGCAAGGTCCTCGGCGCCGTACGAAAGGTCAACCAATCACCTCCGACGACTGCTCCCCGCAGCAACGAGATGAAAAGTTGACAGACGAATCATTTTCACGACAGGGGTGTAAAGCACAATGTCAAGAATTAACACGAACGTAAGCTCGCTCGTGGCCCAAAACACTTTGGGTCGTTCGAATGCGGGCCTGAATGAAGCCCTCACACGGTTGTCCACCGGTTTGCGGATTAACACCGGTAAGGACGATCCTGCTGGTTTGATCGCTAGCGAAAACCTGCGTAGCGACATTACTGCGATCCGTCGTTCGATCAGCAATACGGAGCGAGCCGTTCAGGTTATCGCTACCGCTGATAGCTCGCTGGGTCAGGTTAGCTCGCTGTTGAACGACATCCGTGGTCTGGTCACTGAAAGTGCCAACGCGGGTGCTCTTTCTGATGAGCAAATCGCTGCTAACCAGTTGCAGCTTGACAGCTCGCTGGAAGCGTTGAATCGTATCGCTCAAACCACCACGTTCCAAGGTCGCCGTCTGCTTGACGGATCGTTGGACTTCATCACTTCGGCAGGAGCGAACTTCTCGAACGTCTCCGACCTGAAGATCGATCAAGCAAACCTTGGTGCGACCGGTTCTGTTAGCGTAGACATTCAAGTCACGACTGCCGCGACCCAAGCCCAGGTCGACGTCGCCAACATTCCAGTTACGGCTACTGCAGTTGGCTCTTCGACGAATGGCGTTACCTCAAATACGGAAGTGGACGTCGTATTTGACATCGGGCTTTCGGGTGACACGCTTACTGTTACCGGTGCTGCTGGTGAGGGTGATACCTACAACGGCATCACAGGCATTGCGGTTAACTTCGGCCAAGCTGGTGCCGCCGCGTCTTACAACTCCGGCACTGGCGTTCTGACCGTCGACGTAACACAGGCTGATGGTGTTGCTACTACGAATGACATTGCTGCTGCGATTGCAGGCGAAGCTGAATTTGCATCGGCTACTGGTGGCTCTGTTGCTACGGTGAGTGCCGCTCAGGTTACCGCTTCGACCACATCTGTCACTACTGATGGCCGTGACGCTGGTTCGTCAACGATCTCGCTTGTGTCGTCTGATATCAGCGTTGATGCAGACGGAGCCACAGTTACGTTCGTAGAGTCAGCGGCAGTGACAACGACTGCTCCTACTGCAGCAGTTGATGGTAGCGGAAACCTGACCATTACAGTAAACGACACGGGCGTCACGGCACTCTCGGCGGTTGTAGCAGCGATTGATGCCGAGGGAACCTACGATGCGACATTGGCCGTTGGTTCCGGTGATGGCAACTACAATGGCGCCACTGAGACTGAGCCGACTTTCGCAGCATTCAGTGGTTTTGTTTCGGCCGGTGGTCTTGAGAACGATGTTGTTCTCGAAGTCTCTGGCTCAAATGGTTCAGAAGTTCTGAGCTTCGGTGCCAACACCGACATCAGCGACGTTGTTCAAGGTATCAACCTTGTTAGCGATGCCACTGGTGTCACGGCAACTGCCAACGGCACAACCCTTGAGCTGACCTCCAGCACCTACGGTAGCGATTCGCTTGTCGACATCAATGTCTTAAGCGAAGGTACAGGAGCCACTGCGGCTGGTACCTTTACTACCGCAATCGCTGACGGACAGCGTGCTGTCGGTACCGACATTGTCGCCACGCTCAACGGTGTTGTTGCAACAGGAGATGGCAATAACATCTCGATCAACACTGCTTCACTTGATCTTCAAGCGACGCTGACTGCCGGCTTCACCGGTACAGCCAGCTTCTCGATCACCGACGGTGGTGCTCTGTTCCAACTAGGCCCTGACGTGGTAAGCAATCAGCAGGCTCGTCTGGGTATTGGTTCGGTGAACACTGCCCGTTTGGGTGGCTCAAGCGGTAAGTTGTTCCAGCTCGGTACAGGTGGTACCGCCGCTCTGGCAACTGACGCCAATACGGCTGCTCAGATCGTTGAAGAAGCGATTGACCAAGTGACGGGCCTTCGTGGTCGACTCGGTGCGTTCCAACGAACGACGCTTGAGACGAACAAGAACGCTCTTAATGACACTTTGGTCAACCTGACTGAAGCGGAGAGCACTATCCGCGATGCGGACTTCGCCGAAGAATCTGCCGCTTTGACGCGGGCTCAGATTCTGGTTCAGTCTGGTACGACGGTCCTCTCGATCGCCAACCAGAACCCGCAGAACGTCTTGGCTCTCCTCCGATAAACTCGGATACGAGAAGCCAGGCCGCTTAAGCGGTAACGATAACGCAAACCGGCCTGTCATCCTCGGATGGCGGGTCGGTTTTTTCATGCGCGGATTTGTGGGAACCAGCTCAGATAGACTCTAGCGATCAGGCAATTCTCGCCGATAGCACCGATAGGCCTAGTTTCTAGGTTCAGCGAAGTGGCTGCGCGCGGCGGCAGACGGCCAATTCGTAACCTAGGATTGAGATGGCTGACGTGCCCAGCGGCTCTCAGTTCCCGCCCGAACGACTGCTTCCATCCTTCCGTGCAGTTTCAATTAAAAGTAACGATTGCGTCCTATGGGTCGTATTACTTCCAACGTAGGTTTGATCACCGGTCTGCCGATCACCGACACGGTTGATCAGTTGATGAGCGTAGCGGGTCGTCCGCGCGACCTCTTGCAAGCGCGCACGCAAGATCTGTTGTCACAACAAGGGGCGATCAACACGCTAAGCACGCGATTGGCGAGCTTCGAGTTCTCCATCAATAAACTCAACTCGCTAAGCGTCTACCAAGCACGCGATACGGTATCGAGCGATGAAGAAAAACTGACGGCTTTTGTCCCTTCTGGGGTCACTCCGCCTGCGGGTGAGTTTCTCCTGCAGCCCGTTAGAGTCGCTTCTTCGCACCAAGTGATTAGCGATCGCTTCGAGGATCTCGAAAGCGAATTGGGCAGCGGAAGTTTCACGCTGCGATTTGGTGGGTTCGTCGATAAGGGGATTTCTCTCGAAGAACTCAATGCAGGGGCCGGTGTCGAGCGTGGCCAGATCCAGATAACCGACCGCAGTGGTGATCAAGCGGTTATCGATTTGAGCTTTGCTCTTTCGATCGACGACGTGGTTGAGACGATCAATGCAAGCACAGAGATCGACGTCACTGCTAGTGTTGCTGGAGATACGCTCGTACTCGCCGACTCCTCAGGCGGCGTGGGAAACCTGAGTGTCGCTGAAGTTGGAGGAGGAACGACCGCCGCCGATCTTGGGCTTGGCTCAATCAATGTAGCTGCCGACACGGCTACCGGAGCGGATGTCTTCACGCTCTACGACGACACAAAGCTAACGTTCCTGAACGATGGCAACGGGGTTCGACTTTCCGCCGCGGGAAGTACGGACTTGACCGTCAACCTGTCGGACGGCTCCGATCCG
The genomic region above belongs to Lacipirellulaceae bacterium and contains:
- a CDS encoding flagellin, which gives rise to MSRINTNVSSLVAQNTLGRSNAGLNEALTRLSTGLRINTGKDDPAGLIASENLRSDITAIRRSISNTERAVQVIATADSSLGQVSSLLNDIRGLVTESANAGALSDEQIAANQLQLDSSLEALNRIAQTTTFQGRRLLDGSLDFITSAGANFSNVSDLKIDQANLGATGSVSVDIQVTTAATQAQVDVANIPVTATAVGSSTNGVTSNTEVDVVFDIGLSGDTLTVTGAAGEGDTYNGITGIAVNFGQAGAAASYNSGTGVLTVDVTQADGVATTNDIAAAIAGEAEFASATGGSVATVSAAQVTASTTSVTTDGRDAGSSTISLVSSDISVDADGATVTFVESAAVTTTAPTAAVDGSGNLTITVNDTGVTALSAVVAAIDAEGTYDATLAVGSGDGNYNGATETEPTFAAFSGFVSAGGLENDVVLEVSGSNGSEVLSFGANTDISDVVQGINLVSDATGVTATANGTTLELTSSTYGSDSLVDINVLSEGTGATAAGTFTTAIADGQRAVGTDIVATLNGVVATGDGNNISINTASLDLQATLTAGFTGTASFSITDGGALFQLGPDVVSNQQARLGIGSVNTARLGGSSGKLFQLGTGGTAALATDANTAAQIVEEAIDQVTGLRGRLGAFQRTTLETNKNALNDTLVNLTEAESTIRDADFAEESAALTRAQILVQSGTTVLSIANQNPQNVLALLR